Proteins encoded together in one Euzebyales bacterium window:
- a CDS encoding MarR family winged helix-turn-helix transcriptional regulator codes for MDDNGPSRPLGWWLKEADACIDAAFESALAATGLDRRRWQLLASLAQGPRSRSGLAAALRRFDDVATVDAIVDDLAAGGLVVAQGSGMVELTADGRAVHADAAELVGGVRARVAESLGRDGYERLVELLAQLVHGLADAPPPTAPVADHGRPT; via the coding sequence GTGGATGACAACGGGCCATCCCGTCCACTGGGCTGGTGGCTCAAGGAGGCCGATGCGTGCATCGACGCTGCGTTCGAGAGCGCGCTCGCCGCGACGGGCCTCGATCGACGCCGTTGGCAGCTGCTCGCATCGCTGGCGCAGGGGCCGAGATCGCGGTCCGGTCTCGCAGCGGCGTTGCGCCGGTTCGACGATGTCGCGACCGTCGACGCCATCGTTGACGACCTCGCGGCCGGCGGCCTCGTCGTGGCCCAAGGGTCCGGGATGGTCGAGCTGACCGCCGACGGGCGGGCGGTTCACGCCGATGCGGCCGAACTGGTCGGTGGCGTGCGCGCTCGCGTCGCGGAGTCGCTCGGCCGCGACGGCTACGAGCGGCTTGTGGAACTGCTCGCCCAACTCGTGCACGGTCTGGCGGACG